From the genome of Vicia villosa cultivar HV-30 ecotype Madison, WI linkage group LG2, Vvil1.0, whole genome shotgun sequence, one region includes:
- the LOC131646346 gene encoding small ribosomal subunit protein uS10y — protein sequence MAYAAPKPTKPGLEESQEQIHKIRITLSSKHVQNLEKVCSDLVRGAKDKRLRVKGPVRMPTKVLHITTRKSPCGEGTNTWDRFELRVHKRVIDLYSSPDVVKQITSITIEPGVEVEVTIADA from the exons ATGGCTTACGCTGCACCAAAACCCACTAAGCCCGGTTTGGAAGAATCCCAAGAGCAGATCCATAAGATTAGGATCACTCTCTCTTCCAAACACGTCCAGAATCTCGAAAAgg TTTGCAGTGACTTGGTTCGTGGTGCTAAGGACAAGCGCCTTAGGGTGAAGGGACCAGTGAGGATGCCAACAAAGGTCCTTCACATTACCACCAGGAAGTCACCCTGTGGAGAAG GTACAAACACATGGGACAGGTTTGAGCTGCGAGTGCACAAGAGAGTCATTGACCTCTACAGTTCACCTGATGTGGTCAAGCAGATTACCTCCATCACCATTGAACCTGGTGTCGAAGTTGAAGTTACCATTGCCGATGCTTGA
- the LOC131651580 gene encoding chloride conductance regulatory protein ICln-like, whose translation MAIGLRSITGEPAIDRENGEEVMRVQPGVDIALANLPRESPGTLYITTKQVIWVSDVDKSKGYAVDFLSISLHAVSRDPEAYSVPCLYTQIETEADEDLNSDNSDSEESTHVHDLSVVREMRLIPSDPTQLDSLFQVFCECAELNPDPNNEEQEEEHHDWIFSADQMEDAGAEDEDYLSHNPTNTLGHSNGHQDLAHNILDLQINDERFEDAEETEHDGDESHHH comes from the exons ATGGCGATAGGGTTACGATCGATAACCGGAGAACCAGCAATCGACAGAGAGAACGGTGAAGAAGTGATGCGCGTCCAACCCGGAGTCGACATAGCTCTCGCCAATCTTCCTCGCGAATCACCAGGCACTCTTTACATTACAACCAA GCAAGTGATATGGGTTAGTGATGTTGATAAATCTAAAGGATACGCCGTTGATTTCTTGTCGATTTCTCTTCATGCTGTTTCTAGAGATCCCGAGGCTTACTCTGTTCCTTGTCTCTATACTCAG ATTGAAACAGAGGCTGACGAGGATCTCAATTCCGACAATTCCGATTCAGAAGAATCCACTCATGTTCATGATTTATCCGTTGTTAGAGAGATGAGGCTCATTCCATCTGATCCAACTCAGT TGGATTCTCTGTTTCAAGTATTCTGCGAGTGTGCTGAGCTTAATCCAGATCCAAATAATG AGGAGCAAGAAGAAGAACATCATGATTGGATTTTCAGTGCTGATCAGATGGAAGATGCAGGAGCAG AGGATGAAGATTATTTATCTCATAATCCAACCAATACTCTTGGTCATTCAAATGGACATCAGGACCTTGCTCATAACATACTTGAT CTTCAAATCAATGATGAGCGATTTGAGGATGCTGAAGAGACTGAGCATGACGGAGATGAAAGCCATCATCATTGA